A single genomic interval of Lentimicrobium saccharophilum harbors:
- a CDS encoding toxin-antitoxin system YwqK family antitoxin, with translation MKKSILISLLALVVSFSAVSQTGQSALDQSTSLVERGIELYDNNEFHKAIEVFDSVSPCDPNYAWAVYEKSLCRWQLDENDEAYRLCREAHALNPSDAAIAITLGSILDDLGKTREAIDSFRSSLKKWPYNSNLRFNLGVTYLRNNQPEEAEEVLLQGIRIKPFHATSHLALAQANFVMGRLSKSYLAYNMAILMNPEIKLLTEFESCITGARDSLTKQHLYLRHNEDNAEKWEALDLLMRSELAFNEKFRFQGDLDFLTSRQSYLLFTNMNYDASDTSLYNQLYVRFFDSMIKEKLFNTSLYYSYNQLENEKIKNWIQNNIENLRSFIEWSKTTIQKYRAYGYNPVNETAQYKMLHFDENDVLLGIGRMQEGNNSIKDGNWIITRGNGSVSERGFYKNDASEGDWYIYNEDGNPAQHLKFLGGVLEGESRAFHPNGRPLGIYPRKEGEMHGVDREFTLSGFPLTEFHAKAGLKEGTAKEYFYRQGYSRSTTFKNNKAEGPYTETWLNGITKTTGTYRDSIPEGITITWYPDGSKESEGTLKNGLPAGAWIKYFPNGAKQETYGYDEEGLLSGIKLIYNREGKIIRKDSIYSGGFLNGIRTNYYPEGSISSIEELDYDTLISFKAYDHKGRLLASERLDQNKSIVYRTFYYDGTPESEGMIRNGLYEGQWKFFYPNGNVQNLLNFSGGLQSGRQISYHISGGIKDDFTCIDGLIEGEFRSFYPSGKLERKGNFTQNEYDGEWFEYYANDTIESRTFYHKGLRKGLSMNFALSGRRYFDEFFNNEGDSYRLILYDAEGKPSADIDYSLDSIQFTDHYPSGQIRRKGSLSDYVFHGSQEWYYPNGRLQRVNNMLHGHHNGIMKYWDYRGNPEMEIPYVMNKTHGLIKRYESGRLNSVDPYEMDVNQGVFVEFHENGRVYRKINYGNDLKNGYAWYYSPDSVLMYRVLFIQDVIREISYLDKSGRYVPSIVAAPELQDVKTYYPDGSISAAFTLENGLFHGKFTSFYPGGRPFKEIHYNKGDNEGLSITYYPNGKLKEKLTFSKDMRHGNFTSYHPGGQKSTEGRYSYNREEGEWRYYDTTGRMTGQLIYDSGDLYEIREL, from the coding sequence ATGAAAAAGTCTATCCTTATTTCTCTTTTAGCTCTTGTTGTCTCCTTTTCTGCAGTTTCCCAAACCGGACAATCAGCCCTCGATCAGTCTACGTCCTTGGTTGAACGCGGGATAGAATTATATGATAACAATGAGTTTCACAAAGCAATAGAAGTTTTTGATTCAGTAAGTCCCTGTGATCCCAATTATGCCTGGGCGGTTTATGAAAAATCGCTTTGCCGTTGGCAACTTGACGAAAATGATGAAGCATACCGCCTTTGCAGGGAAGCCCATGCGCTGAACCCGTCCGATGCCGCCATCGCGATAACCCTCGGCAGTATTCTTGATGATCTGGGGAAAACCCGAGAAGCTATTGATTCATTTCGTTCTTCGCTGAAAAAATGGCCTTACAATTCCAATCTCAGGTTCAACCTTGGCGTTACTTACCTTAGGAACAACCAACCGGAGGAGGCGGAAGAAGTGCTGTTGCAGGGAATCAGGATCAAGCCCTTTCACGCGACAAGCCACCTCGCCCTGGCGCAGGCAAACTTTGTGATGGGCCGGCTCTCGAAGTCTTATCTGGCGTATAACATGGCCATCCTGATGAATCCGGAAATAAAGCTTCTCACTGAATTTGAAAGTTGCATAACCGGAGCCCGCGATTCACTCACTAAACAGCATCTGTATCTCCGTCATAATGAAGACAATGCTGAGAAATGGGAAGCGCTGGATCTGCTGATGAGGTCAGAGCTTGCTTTTAACGAGAAATTCAGGTTTCAGGGTGACCTCGATTTCCTGACTTCCAGACAATCCTACCTGCTGTTTACCAATATGAATTATGATGCCAGCGACACCTCCTTATACAACCAACTATATGTCAGGTTCTTTGACAGTATGATAAAGGAAAAACTATTCAACACTTCCTTGTACTATTCATACAATCAGCTTGAAAATGAAAAAATCAAAAACTGGATTCAAAACAATATTGAAAACCTCAGGTCATTTATTGAATGGTCGAAAACGACCATACAGAAATACCGGGCATACGGTTACAATCCGGTTAACGAGACAGCTCAGTACAAAATGCTTCATTTTGATGAAAATGATGTTCTGCTGGGCATTGGCCGCATGCAGGAAGGGAACAATTCCATAAAGGACGGAAACTGGATTATCACCAGGGGCAACGGGTCAGTTTCGGAGAGGGGATTTTACAAAAATGACGCTTCTGAGGGAGACTGGTATATCTACAATGAAGACGGCAATCCGGCACAGCATCTGAAGTTCCTCGGCGGGGTGCTCGAAGGGGAGTCCAGGGCTTTCCACCCCAACGGGAGACCTTTGGGAATTTATCCCAGAAAAGAGGGAGAGATGCATGGCGTTGACCGTGAATTTACCCTTTCGGGATTTCCGCTGACAGAGTTTCATGCCAAGGCCGGCCTGAAGGAAGGCACTGCAAAGGAATATTTCTACAGGCAGGGTTACAGCAGATCGACCACTTTTAAAAACAATAAGGCGGAAGGCCCGTATACAGAGACCTGGCTTAACGGTATCACCAAAACAACGGGCACTTACCGGGACAGCATTCCGGAAGGCATTACCATTACCTGGTATCCGGATGGCTCAAAAGAATCGGAAGGCACACTTAAAAACGGACTTCCTGCAGGAGCCTGGATAAAGTATTTTCCCAACGGCGCGAAACAGGAAACATACGGATATGACGAGGAAGGACTGCTTTCAGGAATAAAGTTGATTTACAACAGAGAAGGCAAAATCATCCGGAAAGACTCCATTTATAGCGGAGGATTTCTCAACGGAATCAGGACAAATTATTATCCGGAAGGAAGTATCAGCAGTATTGAGGAGTTAGATTATGACACCCTGATCAGTTTTAAGGCCTACGACCATAAAGGCCGGCTGCTGGCATCAGAAAGACTGGATCAGAACAAGTCGATTGTTTACAGAACATTTTATTACGACGGCACGCCGGAGTCGGAAGGCATGATCAGAAACGGACTTTACGAAGGGCAGTGGAAGTTCTTCTATCCTAACGGAAACGTTCAGAATCTTTTGAATTTTTCGGGCGGTCTGCAATCGGGCAGACAGATATCCTATCACATCAGCGGAGGCATCAAAGATGATTTCACATGCATTGATGGATTGATTGAGGGGGAATTCAGATCGTTTTACCCTTCCGGAAAATTGGAGAGAAAAGGAAACTTCACCCAAAACGAATATGATGGCGAGTGGTTTGAATACTATGCCAATGATACCATTGAATCGAGGACCTTTTACCATAAGGGTTTACGGAAAGGGCTCAGTATGAACTTCGCACTCAGCGGCAGAAGATACTTCGATGAGTTCTTTAACAATGAAGGAGATTCTTACCGGTTGATCCTGTATGATGCAGAAGGAAAACCCTCGGCAGATATTGATTACAGCCTCGACTCAATCCAATTTACCGATCACTACCCCTCAGGACAGATCAGGCGTAAAGGTTCCCTTTCCGATTATGTTTTCCACGGAAGTCAGGAGTGGTACTACCCCAACGGCAGGCTGCAGCGGGTAAACAACATGCTTCACGGGCATCATAACGGTATCATGAAGTATTGGGATTACCGGGGCAATCCAGAAATGGAGATTCCTTATGTAATGAACAAAACCCATGGCCTGATAAAACGTTATGAATCCGGCCGTCTGAACTCGGTCGATCCATATGAGATGGATGTGAATCAGGGCGTTTTCGTGGAATTTCATGAAAATGGACGGGTGTACCGGAAAATAAATTACGGGAATGACCTGAAAAACGGTTATGCCTGGTATTATTCCCCCGACAGTGTACTGATGTACCGGGTACTTTTCATTCAGGATGTGATCAGGGAGATTTCCTACCTCGACAAATCCGGCAGATATGTTCCGTCCATAGTTGCCGCCCCGGAATTACAGGATGTAAAAACATATTACCCGGATGGCAGCATATCGGCTGCATTCACCCTTGAGAACGGATTATTTCATGGCAAATTCACTTCCTTCTATCCGGGAGGCAGGCCTTTCAAGGAAATCCATTACAACAAGGGGGATAACGAAGGTTTGTCAATAACTTACTATCCAAACGGAAAACTGAAGGAAAAACTTACATTCAGCAAGGACATGCGGCATGGCAACTTCACTTCCTATCATCCGGGCGGTCAGAAATCAACGGAGGGCCGGTACTCATACAACCGTGAAGAAGGAGAATGGCGGTATTATGATACCACAGGCCGCATGACCGGGCAATTGATCTACGATTCAGGAGACCTTTATGAAATCAGGGAGTTGTAA
- a CDS encoding DUF1287 domain-containing protein, producing the protein MRLICFVIPVLVICALPAEAQMTFAGRLSSAAISLTKQEVVYDPSYYVLDYPGGDVPEGRGVCTDVVIRAYRRLGIDLQKEVHEDMKAFFNLYPKNWGLSKPDRNIDHRRVPNLMTFFIRHGEIRPITNNAEDYSPGDIVCWDLGQGLTHIGIVVDKKSADGKRYLIVHNIGGGQVLADCLFTYKIIGHYLYDFSSGK; encoded by the coding sequence ATGAGACTGATCTGTTTTGTAATTCCGGTATTGGTGATCTGTGCTTTACCGGCAGAGGCCCAGATGACTTTTGCCGGAAGACTCTCATCTGCCGCAATCAGTCTTACAAAGCAGGAAGTGGTTTATGACCCGTCATATTATGTGCTGGATTACCCCGGCGGTGATGTGCCGGAAGGGAGGGGCGTATGTACGGATGTGGTCATCAGGGCTTACCGCAGGCTTGGCATCGACCTTCAAAAGGAAGTGCATGAAGATATGAAGGCCTTCTTCAATCTGTATCCCAAAAACTGGGGGTTGTCAAAACCCGACAGAAATATTGACCACCGCAGGGTACCCAATCTGATGACATTTTTCATCCGGCACGGAGAAATAAGACCAATCACGAACAATGCAGAAGATTACAGTCCCGGGGACATTGTTTGCTGGGATCTGGGGCAGGGCCTTACCCATATCGGAATCGTGGTTGATAAAAAATCGGCCGACGGTAAAAGATACCTGATCGTTCACAACATCGGCGGAGGACAGGTGCTGGCGGATTGCCTGTTCACTTACAAAATTATCGGTCACTATCTCTATGATTTCTCCTCCGGCAAATAA
- a CDS encoding DUF3857 domain-containing protein: MKSGSCKLSGVFLLLLLIPGFCMAQVPDEFSAFRAAYPGHSIITELNEKSVSVELSSSGAIRIREKDYNSKYILTENASLYSASKEYFNPRAVMESFRAYTRVPQGKGFRDYPAKDLVKGTEIDDGLFYDDTYTYSFNYPAVARGTRLISESETVMDDPYFPVIFNFGDAIPTHKSRLTLTLPPSVKISYRMYGIDTSMVQFTSEKKGKQVIYRWEATQTPALAGDEFSPGIRYYIPHVLIHISEIHSKDRVDPVMGTIADLFKWHKTNVGRLRTETDPAIRILSDSLTAHLQRDEEKAEAVFRWVQHNIRYIAIEDGDNGFVPREAGTVLKNRYGDCKDKSNLLKAMLGSAGLNAGLAWIGTRDLPYRYSDFPSIANDNHMICIWWKEPDKPVFLDGTTQYHTIGQIPAFIQGKECLAETVDHEFQLLEVPVESADLNIIQDSLFLSFRQGRLTGSGTMRVTGENKAQFTGLFKRAEKSRYYELMMRIKPFVSNKFIASDISINESNSTSQPFMLAYHLDLPDYAVTHGDNIYLNMHTERILQNYRVKNKRLTPFMNESCFSRKSTAILEIPEDMKVVSLPENSSFHHPDFGFNIQYYKDRSRIIMLSEITVNLLLIEGGTLAEFNEMIDNLKKAYLNSIVLNKI, encoded by the coding sequence ATGAAATCAGGGAGTTGTAAGCTTTCAGGAGTATTCCTTTTACTGTTGCTGATACCGGGTTTTTGCATGGCTCAGGTACCGGATGAGTTTTCCGCATTCCGGGCAGCCTATCCCGGCCATTCCATAATTACCGAACTAAATGAAAAATCCGTCTCCGTTGAATTATCATCATCCGGAGCCATCAGGATCCGTGAAAAAGATTACAATTCAAAATACATACTGACCGAAAACGCTTCGCTGTATTCCGCCTCGAAAGAATACTTCAATCCCAGGGCCGTTATGGAATCTTTCAGGGCTTATACCCGGGTGCCTCAGGGAAAGGGCTTCCGGGATTATCCTGCAAAAGATCTGGTAAAGGGCACCGAAATCGATGACGGGTTATTTTACGACGACACCTACACGTATTCTTTCAATTATCCGGCTGTTGCCAGGGGAACACGCCTGATCAGCGAATCGGAAACGGTAATGGATGATCCTTATTTTCCGGTAATCTTTAACTTCGGCGATGCAATACCGACGCACAAATCACGCCTGACCCTGACCCTTCCCCCATCTGTAAAAATAAGTTACCGGATGTATGGCATTGATACCAGTATGGTACAATTCACTTCCGAAAAAAAAGGCAAACAAGTGATTTATCGCTGGGAAGCCACCCAAACGCCTGCCCTGGCCGGTGATGAATTCTCTCCGGGCATCCGGTACTACATTCCTCATGTGCTGATCCATATCAGTGAAATTCATTCAAAAGACCGGGTTGATCCTGTAATGGGGACCATCGCGGACCTGTTTAAATGGCATAAAACCAATGTAGGCCGGCTCAGAACGGAAACCGACCCAGCCATCAGAATACTGAGCGATTCACTTACTGCCCACCTTCAGCGTGACGAAGAAAAAGCTGAAGCCGTTTTCCGGTGGGTACAGCATAACATCAGGTATATCGCCATCGAAGACGGAGACAATGGTTTTGTCCCCCGGGAGGCCGGAACGGTACTGAAAAACAGGTACGGAGACTGCAAGGACAAGTCAAATCTGCTGAAAGCCATGCTCGGATCAGCGGGATTAAATGCCGGGCTGGCATGGATAGGCACCAGGGATTTACCCTACCGTTACTCCGATTTTCCCTCAATTGCCAACGATAACCACATGATCTGCATCTGGTGGAAAGAGCCGGATAAACCGGTATTTCTGGATGGAACAACGCAATACCACACCATCGGCCAGATTCCTGCTTTTATACAGGGCAAGGAATGTCTGGCTGAAACAGTTGATCATGAGTTTCAATTGCTGGAGGTGCCTGTTGAAAGTGCTGACCTGAATATCATTCAGGACTCCCTCTTCCTCTCTTTCAGGCAGGGCCGCCTGACGGGTTCGGGCACCATGAGGGTAACCGGTGAAAACAAGGCGCAATTTACCGGACTGTTTAAACGCGCAGAGAAAAGCCGGTATTATGAACTTATGATGCGGATCAAACCATTTGTAAGCAATAAATTCATTGCCTCCGATATAAGTATTAATGAATCCAACTCAACCTCACAGCCTTTCATGCTGGCTTATCACCTCGATTTGCCCGACTATGCCGTAACACATGGCGACAACATCTACCTGAATATGCATACCGAAAGGATACTGCAGAATTACAGAGTCAAAAATAAGCGTCTGACCCCGTTCATGAACGAAAGCTGTTTCAGCAGAAAAAGCACTGCCATTCTTGAAATTCCCGAAGACATGAAGGTTGTCTCCCTGCCTGAAAACAGTTCATTTCACCATCCTGATTTCGGGTTCAATATACAGTATTACAAGGATAGATCCCGGATCATCATGCTTTCTGAAATAACGGTTAACCTGCTTCTGATCGAAGGCGGAACCCTTGCTGAATTCAACGAAATGATTGACAATCTTAAAAAAGCCTACCTGAATTCCATTGTACTGAATAAAATCTGA